The Nicotiana tabacum cultivar K326 chromosome 5, ASM71507v2, whole genome shotgun sequence sequence TGAGTTTAGGAATTTGAAGAGGTTGGTGCTGATTTATGCTACATACAAGTATTTTTTGTTACAAGTACCTTTATTAGACGTTTAGACGTTAAAAGCTCCTGCTATGCGTGGGGTTCAGGGAAGAGTCAGTCTTACCCTATATTTTTTCAAGAGTCGTGGAACCCGTGAACTTTGTTTAGATGTTCATGAGTTATAACTTTAATAGAAGTGTCATTCGTCCTGCTGTTAAAGTTCTGTTTTTCTTGGATCAACAACTGAAAATTGAGTTCTGGGTTTCCTTCTCTTCCCATCATTTATGTTTTTTGTCGTTGCTTTAAAGAtttgttttttttgaaagaaagtgATTTTAATCACATGCGGACTAAGCCTGGTATTTAGCCGGAGACGGGTAGAGGGGCAGGGCCCATTATCCCCGAGTTTCGAAGGCTGTAGTTGATCCTAAGGGTTGACCCCAGATAGATTTCTCGGTCGTAAAAAAAAGTGACTTCAACTTGTGAAGGTCCCTTTATGGATTGGATTTTACACTTGTATAATTTGTCTTCCAATTATTGATTGAGACAAAATTTCTTGAGTGTTTATCTTTGTTTTGCTTTAGATATTGTTGGTACATGGAGTCCGAAAGTGGAGTTCCGGTAGAGGTGGAAAAGATTGTAGTGGCTGAAGAAGAAAATGTGGATGTGAAGAAAGAGGAGAACATTAGTGAGAGAGGCCATGAGAACGAAGCTGGTAAGAATGAGGAGAAAGTTGATGAGACACCAACTGAATTGTCTCAGAATGTTCCGAAAAGTAAAGCATCAAATCAACGCAAGGTTTCAATTGTTGGTACTATAAAGAGCAATAAAACGGCTAAGGATCAGGCTAGTGTACAAGGCTCATCTGCATTGACTCGTTCGAAAAAGGGAAGAATGAGTAAAAGTTTGTCCTTCCCTGCAAGAGGTGGCGGTTCTGACCTAACAAGGAAGAGCATCGACGTTCATACAAAGAAATCTGATGTTAAACCTTGGATACCAAATGGAGTAACACATGAACCTTCACATTCGAATGGAACAGTTTCATCAGCTTCTCGTTTAAATCCGGCTACCAAGGGTGCAACTGGAGGTGGTATAACCACCAGAAGAACAACTGTAGGATCTGTCCCGAGTCTTCGTCAATCTCTGGTAAACTGAGGCCCTCATTATCTTTCGCCTTCCCCTTCTTTAAGTTTTATGGAATCTATATCTTACAAATTTCCTTTGCTGTTTTTGCATTAAGTCTGGAAAGTCTGTTTCAGCCAGTAAAATTGCAAAGAAAGCTATATCTGAAGGGTAAGTGAATTTTCCTACTTGCATTTGTTCATAAGTTGGTTTGCTTAATTTAAAACTTTTCGCCTATAATCTTTAGCAGTTTACTGTCGCATTTTGTTTCATTGCCAATGGTTGTTCTGATAGTTGCATTATATGTTTGTATTTGcagattaaatgatgaaaacacaAAACCTACTAAAGCTACATCGCCTCTTAAAGACGATGAGGATGCTCGTTCTGCTACTTCCTCGTACTGCTCTTATCTTAGTCTATATTGTTGTTATTCAATTGCTTTCTTGTTTCCATTTGTCCGGTTTATCATTCTCCTCAATTAGGCCAATAATTTaactttttatcttttattttttatgtaatcAGCAATACCACTCGTACCAGTACTGGTGGATTTTCCTTCAGGTTGGAAGAACGTGCTGAAAAGCGAAAGGAGGTTTGCAGTATAGCCTTTGTTTCCTATGACTATTATGTCCATATTATCTTATGTGCAGAATATTAGAGCTCAGATTCTTTATTCATCAGTTCTTGGCAAAGATGGAAGAGAGGATACAGGCAAGAGAAGAGGAAAAGAATAACTTGCTAGCAAAATCGAAGGTTAGTTCAAACGATATTGATTTTTCATTACTGAATTTGTCTGATCTAAGCTGTGTGGATTTGGGATTTGATTCAGGAAAACCAAGAGGAAGAGGTAAAGCAATTTAGGAAGAGCTCGACTTTTAAAGCTACACCAATGCCCAACTTCTACAAGGAACCCCCTCCTAAAGTTGAACTGAAGAAGGTAAGGTATTCATTTATTGAGAGAGATTTCAGCTCCTCCAGCATTGTGATTTAATCATGTTCTCCCAATATGACAAAGTTGTCACTTAATTTACTCTACTTGGATCTGCCACTGGCCGCACTATTGTGCTagagaaaaagagaaggagaGGATTTCTCATTGATTTTTTGTGACACACTGGTAATTTATCTTTGAAACTCATTAGACAAGGAAAGGAGCTTTTATTCTCTTTTTGGTGACAAAATGCTTCTAGTTTGAAGCATAAAGTCATTGTTCTGTAGCACGATATGCAATTATCTTTTCTAGGCATTTAAATGAATCTTGTATAAGAAGAATGTATCTAATAGAATTTGTCATCATCATCTACATTTAGAATCAGTCCAGCTTTTGTTTTCAATTGTTTGTCTTATGCAattcatattctccttcttgtTAGCTTTAATTGATGTTGGGTCATTCACTTGCTATTTTTGCATTATATGCTTAAGTTTTGCTAAATTGTATAGATACCAACAACACGCGCCATATCTCCTAAGCTTGGAAGAAATAAGAACTCCATATCCGCAACTAATGGCTCCGAAAGTGGAGGGTCGTCTTTCAGTCCAAAAGTGATCAAGGACCAGAGTAAGTCACCCAGGGCCAGTAAAGATACTGTTGCGTCAAAAGGGAAGCCTGTTGAAATCAAAAAGCCAGTGAAGAATTCGCAGACTACCTCTCAATCTCCAAAAATCTCGACCGCTAAAGGAAAATCTGCTGAAACAAAATTAAAACCTGCTGAAGCAAAGAATTCAGATGAGAAAACAGAAGAAATGGATATTCAACCTGACTCTGACCCTAAGCCTGAAATGAATTCAGTAGAAGACAATGTGGCATGTCCGTCAAATCCAGTCGTCGTACAAGCTGAAGTTACTGTTGAAGGTTAAGGAACTTACTGAAGGTCTCTTCTCCTGTATTTATTTATAGGCCTTTTTGTTCTCTGGAAACTTTGGTGCTTTGTTGAGTTGTGAATATGGTGTGTATCCCGCGGTTACAAGTTGTACATGTTGGTTCTTAGCTGTTTTattcttttcaaaaaattcagTACAATGGTgtatcatttttttcttctttcagttcATGTGTTAAACTTCTTCATTGTCAAAGCTAGATTCCACACCTCATTTGCTTTTCTTTCAATGTATCATTCTGAACTTTTATGTCTGGTTTTACTGAATGCACAATTTGTTCTCCTGGTTCCAGGATTCATTTATTTATAGCTGTTGTTTTATTTATGGTACATACTCCAATCAAGCGTCAAATCGCAGTGTAAGTAATGTTATTAGGTGTTGTTAGGGGTGATGGTTGCGCTGATCCAACTAAAACTACTCCAAACGAATTTGGGGTCGGTTATATGAGTACTTAGCAACCATGTTTCTTCATTTAAAttgcaaaataaaaattaaataaattactaAAAGTTcttatattttctactggcataAAAGTCTATGAAAAGCGTAAAAAGCTTCTAGAAAACATTGTACCTAAAGTAAACATACTAACATGATTAAAACATATACCCGAGCCTTGACTAATTGGTATCGCTTATGTAGTTTTATTCCATTGTACCATATTTTTTGTTaagtatatatgcatttcaaaaatattataggTCTTTCGAGATAACTTCCTTAACGTGATTTTACGTCTACCTCAACCTCCACATATGTAGTTAACAAATTTTCAAATAATATTACAATTACTACTATTAATAAGCGCCAATATGAGGATTCCGGTCGGCGTGAATTTACCGGAAAACCATAGCATTTCAACTTATTCCATATTTGTCCTAATCGGAAAACATTTATTCAATGCGTTTGCGTCTCCAAAGAATATATACATCTCTGTCAAAAAAGTGAGACACATTTAACTTTTTCAGTATCCGGCTATCCGCCTCGGTCTTAATTTGCGAAACTTTGAATTTCTATTTGCCACGTGGCTCTTTTGCTGATTTGGTTTCTCTCACCAACCTATTATAGCAAGAAAGCTGGTAAAATGTAATctacagtatatatatatatatatatattggcagTTGGAAGATATCTCCTATTTACATAGAACAGGAGAAGCAAATCAATGTGATGATTCTAAGTGTCACAAAAAAAATTCATTAAGTGTgaaattttaggacaaaattaGTTAGGTTAGTTGATAATTAgttattctttttgaatttga is a genomic window containing:
- the LOC107819509 gene encoding protein WVD2-like 4 — encoded protein: MESESGVPVEVEKIVVAEEENVDVKKEENISERGHENEAGKNEEKVDETPTELSQNVPKSKASNQRKVSIVGTIKSNKTAKDQASVQGSSALTRSKKGRMSKSLSFPARGGGSDLTRKSIDVHTKKSDVKPWIPNGVTHEPSHSNGTVSSASRLNPATKGATGGGITTRRTTVGSVPSLRQSLSGKSVSASKIAKKAISEGLNDENTKPTKATSPLKDDEDARSATSSNTTRTSTGGFSFRLEERAEKRKEFLAKMEERIQAREEEKNNLLAKSKENQEEEVKQFRKSSTFKATPMPNFYKEPPPKVELKKIPTTRAISPKLGRNKNSISATNGSESGGSSFSPKVIKDQSKSPRASKDTVASKGKPVEIKKPVKNSQTTSQSPKISTAKGKSAETKLKPAEAKNSDEKTEEMDIQPDSDPKPEMNSVEDNVACPSNPVVVQAEVTVEG